In one Pseudomonas sp. MM211 genomic region, the following are encoded:
- a CDS encoding TonB-dependent siderophore receptor: MNPHTTAAFGCARRPAPGAPSLLAVAITLAGIAMPLMADAQQAAQSDSANTVVLEPQSGVLELDATSVTSNQLGTITEESQSYTPGSIATATRLVLTPRETPQSISVITRKHMDDFALNSIDDVMRHTPGVSIVTYDTERNEYYSRGFAINNFQYDGIPMTRDAGYSSGNTLSDMAIYDRIEVLKGATGLLTGSGDPGATINLIRKKPTHEFSGHVTLGAGSWDTYRSELDVAGPLTETGNVRGRAVAAYQNKHSAQDRYERETQVFYGILEFDLDESTLLSVGADYQDSNPEGSTWGGNPIFNGDGDFNKVSRSFSNAADWSHWDQYTRTVFATLERQFDSGWVGKMQLNHQINGYDAALGAAAAGNPDPVTGAGVGLWLGKYVGKTTSDAVDVYGSGPFQLFGREHELVVGGSVKRSHWENDGKGAPADYTGSVGNFYEWRGDIPEPAWEYTGEDDRVTWENGLYTASRFNLRDDLKLILGARFANYRSVNKGRSIYNPPVTHQTQTETGVVVPYAGLIYDLNDNFSVYGSYTSIFKPQSIRTVTGSALDPLEGDNYELGIKGEFYDGRLNTSLAYFEVHQDNFGVQVGNVQNSNEVAYKAADGVITKGYEAELSGELMPGWQAQLGYTHKIARQDGDKLSTVEPEDQFSVYTSYNFKGQLEPLTIGGGARWQSRSWGSVWNAPRGGNEDFGQSAYWLVDAMAKYQVTDNLSATLNVNNLLDKKYLTIMDFYSVYSWGEPRNVMLTTRYDF, from the coding sequence ATGAATCCCCATACCACGGCGGCCTTTGGCTGTGCCCGGCGTCCGGCTCCCGGGGCCCCTAGCCTGCTGGCTGTCGCTATCACCCTGGCCGGCATCGCAATGCCGCTGATGGCCGACGCGCAGCAGGCCGCGCAGAGCGATAGTGCAAATACCGTGGTACTGGAACCTCAGAGCGGAGTCCTCGAACTGGATGCCACCTCGGTGACCAGCAACCAGCTCGGTACCATCACCGAGGAATCCCAGTCCTACACGCCGGGCTCCATCGCCACTGCGACTCGCCTGGTACTGACACCGCGCGAAACGCCGCAGTCGATCAGCGTGATCACCCGCAAGCACATGGATGACTTCGCACTGAACAGCATCGACGATGTGATGCGCCACACGCCGGGGGTCAGCATTGTTACGTACGACACCGAGCGTAACGAGTACTACTCCCGTGGTTTCGCGATCAATAACTTCCAGTACGACGGCATTCCGATGACCCGCGACGCGGGGTACTCGTCGGGCAACACGCTCAGTGACATGGCGATCTATGACCGCATCGAAGTGTTGAAAGGTGCGACTGGCCTGCTGACCGGTAGTGGTGATCCGGGCGCGACCATCAACCTGATCCGCAAGAAGCCGACACACGAATTCAGCGGCCACGTCACACTGGGTGCCGGTTCATGGGATACCTATCGCAGCGAGCTGGACGTCGCCGGGCCACTCACCGAAACCGGTAATGTGCGTGGTCGTGCGGTCGCTGCCTATCAGAACAAGCATTCGGCCCAGGATCGCTACGAGCGCGAAACCCAGGTCTTCTATGGAATTCTCGAGTTCGACCTGGACGAGAGCACCCTGCTGTCGGTGGGGGCGGATTATCAGGACAGCAACCCCGAGGGGTCGACCTGGGGTGGTAACCCGATCTTCAACGGTGATGGCGATTTCAATAAGGTCTCGCGCTCGTTCAGCAATGCCGCTGACTGGAGCCATTGGGATCAATACACCCGCACGGTTTTCGCGACCCTGGAGCGCCAGTTCGACAGCGGTTGGGTGGGCAAGATGCAGCTCAATCACCAGATCAATGGTTATGACGCCGCGCTTGGGGCCGCCGCCGCCGGTAACCCGGATCCGGTTACCGGCGCGGGGGTTGGCCTGTGGTTGGGCAAGTATGTGGGTAAAACCACCAGCGATGCCGTGGATGTATACGGCAGCGGCCCTTTCCAGCTGTTCGGGCGTGAACATGAGTTGGTCGTTGGTGGAAGCGTGAAGCGCAGCCACTGGGAAAATGATGGCAAAGGCGCTCCGGCGGATTACACAGGCTCCGTGGGCAACTTCTACGAATGGCGTGGCGATATCCCCGAGCCGGCCTGGGAGTACACCGGTGAAGACGACCGGGTGACCTGGGAGAATGGCCTTTACACGGCCTCACGCTTCAATTTGCGTGATGACCTGAAATTGATACTGGGTGCTCGCTTCGCCAACTACCGAAGCGTCAACAAAGGCAGAAGCATCTACAACCCGCCTGTCACGCATCAAACCCAGACCGAGACTGGCGTGGTGGTTCCCTATGCCGGGCTGATCTACGACCTGAACGACAACTTCTCCGTTTATGGCAGTTACACCAGTATTTTCAAACCGCAATCCATCCGTACCGTTACCGGTTCGGCGCTTGATCCGCTCGAGGGTGATAACTACGAGCTGGGTATCAAGGGGGAGTTCTACGACGGCCGCCTCAATACCAGCCTCGCCTACTTTGAGGTCCACCAGGACAATTTCGGCGTTCAGGTTGGCAACGTGCAGAACTCCAACGAAGTCGCTTACAAGGCCGCAGATGGCGTAATCACCAAGGGCTATGAAGCAGAGCTTTCCGGTGAGCTGATGCCCGGCTGGCAGGCCCAGCTCGGCTACACGCACAAGATCGCCAGGCAGGATGGCGACAAGCTATCCACCGTCGAGCCGGAAGACCAGTTCAGCGTGTACACCAGCTACAACTTCAAAGGGCAGCTCGAACCCTTGACCATCGGCGGCGGTGCGCGCTGGCAGAGCAGAAGCTGGGGCTCGGTGTGGAACGCGCCACGTGGTGGCAACGAGGACTTCGGTCAGAGCGCCTACTGGTTGGTGGACGCAATGGCCAAGTACCAGGTGACGGACAACCTGTCCGCGACCCTGAACGTCAACAACCTGCTGGACAAGAAGTACCTGACCATCATGGACTTCTACAGCGTTTACTCCTGGGGCGAACCGCGCAACGTGATGCTGACCACCCGCTACGACTTCTAG
- a CDS encoding uracil-xanthine permease family protein, translating to MQPADPKRDELIYGLEDRPRPLVAILAALQHLLAIIVPIVTPGLLICQALGVSARDTNLIVSMSLVISGIATYVQCRRFGPLGAGLLVVQGTSFNFVGPLIAGGALMVKQGTPVEAVMAAIFGVVIAGSFVEIGISRILPFVKKLITPLVTGIVVLMIGLTLIKVGLISMGGGYGAMSNGTFANGENLMLSGVVLAVIVVLNRIPVVWMRSCAIVIALLVGYALAGYLGRLDFTGMHQAELFQVPMPLHFGLGFSWSLFIPMLVIYLVTSLEAIGDVTATSKVSKQPVEGPLWMQRIKGGVLVNGVNSLLAGVFNTFPSSIFAQNNGVIQLTGIASRHIGVWIALMLVILGLFPAVAGVIQAVPEPVLGGAAMVMFGAVAASGINILAGIDLDRRALLIIAVSLALGLGVSQVPEFLAHMPAALRNVLESGVATGGICALLLNWFLPESPAKGEQSDR from the coding sequence ATGCAACCAGCCGACCCGAAGCGTGACGAACTGATCTACGGCCTCGAAGACCGCCCGCGTCCGCTGGTGGCGATCCTCGCCGCACTGCAGCATCTACTGGCGATCATCGTGCCGATCGTCACCCCCGGCCTGCTGATCTGCCAGGCGCTGGGCGTGTCGGCCCGCGACACCAACCTGATCGTTTCCATGAGCCTGGTGATCTCCGGTATCGCCACCTACGTGCAGTGCCGTCGCTTTGGCCCGCTGGGTGCCGGGCTGCTGGTGGTGCAGGGCACCAGCTTCAACTTTGTCGGCCCGCTGATTGCCGGCGGCGCGCTGATGGTCAAACAGGGCACGCCGGTCGAAGCGGTGATGGCGGCGATCTTCGGCGTGGTGATCGCTGGCTCGTTCGTCGAGATCGGTATCTCGCGCATCCTGCCGTTCGTGAAAAAACTGATTACCCCGCTGGTCACCGGCATCGTGGTGCTGATGATCGGCCTGACGCTGATCAAGGTCGGCCTGATCAGCATGGGCGGTGGTTACGGCGCCATGTCCAACGGCACCTTCGCCAATGGCGAGAACCTGATGCTGTCCGGCGTGGTGCTGGCTGTGATCGTGGTGCTCAACCGCATTCCCGTAGTGTGGATGCGCAGCTGCGCAATCGTCATTGCCCTGCTGGTCGGCTATGCGCTGGCCGGTTACCTGGGCCGCCTGGACTTCACCGGCATGCACCAGGCCGAGCTGTTCCAGGTGCCAATGCCCCTGCACTTCGGCCTCGGTTTTTCCTGGAGCCTGTTCATCCCGATGCTGGTGATCTATCTGGTGACCTCCCTGGAGGCCATCGGTGACGTGACCGCCACCAGCAAGGTGTCCAAGCAGCCCGTCGAAGGCCCGCTGTGGATGCAGCGGATCAAGGGCGGCGTGCTGGTCAACGGCGTCAATTCGCTGCTGGCGGGCGTGTTCAACACTTTCCCCAGCTCGATCTTCGCCCAGAACAACGGCGTGATTCAGCTGACCGGCATCGCCAGCCGCCACATCGGCGTGTGGATCGCCCTGATGCTGGTGATTCTCGGCCTGTTCCCGGCAGTGGCCGGGGTCATCCAGGCGGTACCGGAGCCGGTACTCGGCGGTGCGGCCATGGTGATGTTCGGCGCCGTGGCTGCCTCGGGCATCAACATCCTGGCGGGCATCGATCTGGATCGCCGCGCGCTGCTGATCATCGCCGTGTCCCTGGCCCTCGGCCTTGGCGTGTCGCAGGTACCGGAGTTCCTCGCCCATATGCCGGCGGCGCTGCGCAACGTACTGGAATCCGGCGTGGCCACCGGAGGCATCTGCGCCCTGCTGCTCAACTGGTTCCTGCCGGAAAGCCCGGCGAAGGGCGAGCAGAGCGATCGCTGA
- a CDS encoding SMI1/KNR4 family protein produces the protein MSDFPDDIDLQAFWDDSAYARKEFTDAPPGDALIAELEAELGYRLPPSYVAFMRRHNGGTPHMCCFPTDEPTSWAEDYAAITGFLSIGRHKRYSLCGELGSRFMMQEWGYPDIGVYICDCPSAGHDMVALDYRACGPQGEPQVVHVDQESDYHITVLAKDFETFVRGLVSEEAFDTAEEDFQADLHRVTEGEFSEMLAPLLDDFPPFPRIDEAVRAIALQLLEEKRYFALHADPLSYLLYDVQFWVYQHRQRVESRQQYLDAYSPMIAFDGRGFSTCGYAPGFVEDWFKARFNARELIESRHGIVFSEAHTLLVTEQLLGFLVEG, from the coding sequence ATGAGCGATTTTCCGGACGATATCGACCTCCAGGCGTTCTGGGATGATAGCGCCTACGCACGTAAGGAATTCACCGATGCGCCACCCGGCGACGCGCTGATCGCCGAGCTCGAAGCGGAGCTGGGCTACCGTTTGCCGCCTTCTTATGTCGCCTTCATGCGGCGGCACAACGGTGGTACGCCGCACATGTGCTGCTTCCCCACCGACGAGCCGACCTCATGGGCCGAGGACTACGCCGCTATCACCGGGTTCCTCAGCATCGGGCGCCACAAGCGGTATTCCCTGTGCGGCGAACTTGGCAGCCGTTTCATGATGCAAGAGTGGGGCTACCCGGATATCGGCGTGTACATCTGCGACTGCCCGTCCGCCGGCCACGACATGGTCGCTCTCGACTACCGCGCCTGCGGTCCTCAGGGCGAGCCCCAAGTGGTGCATGTTGATCAGGAAAGCGACTACCACATCACCGTTCTGGCCAAGGATTTCGAGACGTTTGTGCGCGGGTTGGTCAGCGAGGAAGCGTTCGATACCGCCGAGGAGGACTTCCAGGCAGACCTGCACCGGGTGACCGAGGGCGAGTTCTCCGAGATGCTCGCGCCACTGCTGGACGACTTTCCGCCGTTTCCGCGCATCGACGAAGCAGTCCGCGCGATCGCCCTGCAACTGCTCGAGGAAAAACGCTATTTCGCCCTGCATGCCGACCCGCTGTCATACCTGCTGTATGACGTGCAGTTCTGGGTTTACCAGCACCGCCAGCGCGTCGAGAGCCGCCAGCAATACCTGGACGCCTACTCGCCAATGATCGCCTTCGACGGACGTGGCTTCAGCACCTGCGGCTATGCACCGGGTTTCGTCGAGGACTGGTTCAAGGCGCGTTTCAACGCCCGCGAGCTGATCGAGAGTCGGCATGGCATCGTATTCAGCGAAGCGCACACCTTGCTGGTGACCGAGCAGTTACTGGGATTTCTCGTAGAGGGCTAG
- a CDS encoding ankyrin repeat domain-containing protein — MKKARSVLYGLSALVIVAAAGGSYLLATQSMEQLVQCGTEDSDALVPSLCVSYLKLLRLDAVSISELQAGAGLDGVLNSQGDNRYQVAELLLQNGLDVDGVNHYGVEGGEHLTPLQAAIYYNDRQRIEFLLRHGADASVRDSQGRDALALVGHLSAEHPGEDRSALLALFKR, encoded by the coding sequence ATGAAAAAAGCACGTAGCGTACTTTACGGACTTTCTGCGCTGGTGATCGTCGCGGCTGCCGGCGGCAGCTACCTGCTCGCCACCCAGTCGATGGAGCAACTGGTGCAATGCGGCACCGAGGACAGCGATGCGCTGGTGCCGTCGTTGTGCGTGAGCTACTTGAAACTGCTCCGGCTGGATGCTGTTTCCATCAGTGAATTGCAGGCTGGTGCGGGGCTCGATGGCGTGCTCAACAGCCAGGGAGACAATCGCTATCAGGTCGCCGAGCTGTTGCTGCAGAACGGCCTCGATGTCGACGGCGTCAATCACTACGGTGTCGAGGGTGGCGAGCACCTCACGCCACTGCAGGCCGCTATTTATTACAACGACAGACAGCGCATCGAGTTTCTGTTGCGACACGGCGCCGACGCTAGTGTGCGAGACAGTCAGGGGCGTGATGCCCTGGCGCTGGTCGGGCACCTGAGCGCAGAGCACCCTGGTGAGGATCGGTCTGCGTTGCTGGCATTGTTCAAGCGCTGA
- the tauA gene encoding taurine ABC transporter substrate-binding protein, with protein sequence MKRTIKALLLAVAAATAVQAHAADIVIGYQTGVDPSKVAQADGAYEKAIGEKLDWRRFNSGADVVTALASGDVQIGNLGSSPLAAATSRKLPLVTFLVAAEINAAEALVVRNGSGIDSPEQLVGKTIATPFVSTSHYSLLGALKHWNIDTTKVKIVNLNPAEINAAWKRGDIDGAFVWSPALGEIKRSGKVLTDAAEVGKWGAPTFEVWVARKDFADKHPEVLAKFAGVTLDAFADYQANVATWTADSEQAGKIAKLIGANAADIPELLAGSAYPTAQQQVSTDLLGGGTAKAIARTAEFLKEQKRIPAVLPDYSPYVSAEYVRQAQ encoded by the coding sequence GTGAAACGAACCATCAAAGCCCTGCTGCTCGCTGTCGCTGCAGCCACCGCCGTTCAGGCCCATGCCGCCGACATCGTGATCGGCTATCAGACTGGCGTGGATCCATCCAAGGTCGCCCAGGCTGACGGTGCCTACGAAAAAGCCATCGGCGAGAAGCTCGATTGGCGTCGTTTCAACTCCGGTGCCGACGTGGTAACGGCCTTGGCTTCCGGTGACGTACAGATCGGCAACCTCGGTTCCAGCCCGCTGGCCGCCGCCACGTCGCGCAAACTGCCACTGGTGACCTTTCTGGTCGCTGCCGAAATCAATGCTGCCGAGGCGCTGGTCGTACGCAACGGCAGTGGCATCGACAGCCCCGAGCAACTGGTCGGGAAGACCATCGCCACCCCCTTCGTTTCCACCTCCCACTACAGCCTGCTTGGCGCTCTGAAGCACTGGAACATCGACACCACCAAGGTGAAGATCGTCAACCTCAATCCGGCCGAAATCAATGCGGCGTGGAAGCGTGGTGACATCGACGGTGCCTTCGTCTGGTCGCCAGCACTGGGTGAAATCAAACGCAGCGGCAAGGTGCTGACCGATGCGGCTGAGGTCGGTAAATGGGGCGCGCCGACGTTCGAGGTCTGGGTCGCTCGCAAGGATTTCGCCGACAAGCACCCTGAAGTGCTGGCCAAGTTCGCTGGCGTGACCCTCGATGCCTTCGCCGACTACCAGGCCAACGTCGCCACGTGGACGGCCGACTCCGAACAGGCGGGCAAGATCGCCAAGCTGATCGGTGCCAACGCCGCCGACATCCCCGAACTGCTCGCCGGCTCCGCCTACCCGACTGCTCAGCAGCAAGTCAGTACCGACCTGCTGGGTGGCGGTACTGCCAAGGCCATTGCCCGCACCGCTGAGTTCCTCAAGGAACAGAAACGCATTCCCGCTGTGCTGCCTGACTACTCGCCCTACGTAAGTGCTGAGTACGTCCGCCAGGCGCAGTGA
- a CDS encoding taurine ABC transporter ATP-binding protein, which yields MSRLSAERVSLSFKRRGHSQVILDNFDLQIEKGESVVVLGPSGCGKSSLLNVLAGFQPPGSGRVHIDGRTLEGPGGDRGVVFQDDALMPWLDALDNVALGLRLRGLSKEQRHARAREVLELVGLASHAHHQISELSGGQRQRLGLARALAVDPDFLLLDEPFGALDALTRERMQLLLLDVWKRTGKGLFLITHSVDEALFLATELIVLDGPPARAVIRRQLPFARRYIAGEPVRSIKSDPAFAELRQELLDLFLQESADHAF from the coding sequence ATGAGCCGACTGAGCGCCGAGCGGGTCAGCTTGAGCTTCAAGCGTCGCGGTCATTCGCAGGTCATCTTGGATAATTTCGATCTGCAGATCGAAAAGGGCGAGTCCGTGGTGGTGCTCGGCCCGTCGGGCTGCGGCAAGTCCAGCCTGCTCAACGTGCTGGCAGGCTTTCAGCCACCTGGCAGCGGCCGCGTGCATATCGATGGCCGCACCCTCGAAGGCCCGGGCGGCGATCGCGGTGTGGTGTTTCAGGATGACGCGCTGATGCCCTGGCTCGATGCCCTCGACAACGTTGCCCTGGGGCTGCGCCTGCGTGGCCTGAGCAAAGAGCAACGTCACGCCCGGGCACGTGAGGTGCTCGAGCTGGTCGGTCTGGCCAGCCATGCTCATCATCAGATTTCCGAACTGTCGGGCGGTCAGCGTCAGCGCCTTGGGCTGGCGAGGGCGCTGGCGGTCGATCCGGACTTTCTGCTGCTCGACGAACCCTTCGGTGCCCTCGATGCGCTGACCCGCGAGCGCATGCAGTTGCTGCTGCTCGACGTCTGGAAGCGCACCGGCAAGGGCCTGTTCCTGATCACCCACAGTGTCGACGAGGCACTGTTTCTCGCTACCGAACTGATCGTGCTGGACGGCCCGCCTGCCCGTGCGGTGATTCGCCGGCAACTGCCGTTCGCTCGGCGTTACATCGCCGGTGAGCCGGTGCGTTCGATCAAGAGCGATCCGGCCTTCGCCGAGCTGCGCCAGGAACTGCTCGATCTCTTCCTTCAGGAGTCCGCCGACCATGCCTTCTGA
- the tauC gene encoding taurine ABC transporter permease TauC has translation MPSDALKNTLNDRNRRFVIRFDRRRVAAFGTLAALASLWWLATHLGWVDTIFLPAPEQLLVALKGLLQDGYLDATLWQHLSTSLGRVLVALLAAVVTAIPLGVAMGLNPTLNAALDPLVEFYRPIPPLAYLPLMVIWFGIGELSKVLLIYMALFAPLLIATVGGVRRVDKARIQAVRCLGASRLQVVRHVILPSALPDILTGLRIALGVGWSTLVAAELIAANQGLGFMVQSAAQFLATDVVVVGILLIASIALTIELGLRALQKRFASWN, from the coding sequence ATGCCTTCTGATGCGCTGAAAAACACCCTGAATGACCGCAACCGCCGTTTCGTGATCCGCTTCGACCGTCGCCGGGTGGCCGCTTTCGGTACCTTGGCGGCGTTGGCGAGCCTGTGGTGGCTGGCAACGCACCTCGGCTGGGTCGACACCATCTTCCTGCCTGCCCCCGAACAACTGCTGGTGGCCCTCAAGGGGCTGCTGCAGGACGGTTATCTGGATGCCACGCTTTGGCAGCACCTGAGTACCAGCCTGGGGCGCGTGCTGGTGGCGCTGTTGGCTGCGGTCGTCACGGCCATTCCGCTGGGAGTCGCCATGGGCTTGAACCCGACGCTCAACGCCGCGCTCGACCCGCTGGTGGAGTTCTATCGACCGATCCCGCCGCTGGCCTACCTGCCGTTGATGGTGATCTGGTTCGGCATTGGCGAGCTGTCCAAGGTGCTGCTCATCTACATGGCGCTGTTCGCGCCGCTGCTGATCGCCACCGTGGGCGGCGTGCGCAGGGTCGACAAGGCACGTATCCAGGCGGTGCGCTGCCTGGGTGCCAGCCGCTTGCAGGTGGTGCGCCACGTGATCCTGCCCAGCGCGCTACCGGACATCCTCACCGGCCTGCGCATCGCCCTGGGTGTCGGTTGGTCGACGCTGGTCGCTGCGGAGCTGATCGCAGCCAATCAGGGCCTGGGCTTCATGGTTCAGTCTGCCGCGCAGTTTCTTGCCACCGACGTGGTGGTGGTCGGCATCCTGTTGATCGCCAGCATCGCCTTGACCATCGAACTCGGTTTGCGCGCGCTGCAAAAGCGCTTCGCCTCCTGGAACTGA
- the tauD gene encoding taurine dioxygenase has protein sequence MTILFERIGQALGARVTGVDLSRPLDAESYASLRQGLLEHQVLFLRDQLLTPRQQRDAAAMFGDLHIHPIYPKIEDQPEVLVLDTELNDLRDNALWHSDVSFIQSPPLGSLLSARHVPAHGGDTLWASCSAAYEGLSAPIRQLLDGLTAVHDLTLSFPLERFGTTPDALEKWNAARAANPPVTHPVVRVHPETGRKGIFVSESFTTRIVELEPGESDALLKMLFAQIAKPEFSVRWQWRQGDLAFWDNRLTQHYACDDYRPQRRIMHRATILGDRPFGP, from the coding sequence ATGACCATCTTATTCGAACGTATCGGCCAGGCCCTCGGCGCGCGCGTTACCGGTGTCGACCTGAGCCGCCCGCTGGATGCTGAAAGCTACGCCAGCTTGCGCCAGGGGCTGCTTGAACATCAGGTGTTGTTTCTGCGTGATCAATTGCTGACGCCGCGCCAACAGCGTGATGCGGCAGCCATGTTCGGTGATCTGCATATCCACCCGATCTATCCGAAGATCGAAGACCAGCCAGAAGTCCTCGTCCTTGATACCGAGCTCAATGACCTGCGCGACAATGCCCTGTGGCACTCCGATGTGTCCTTCATCCAGTCGCCGCCGCTGGGCTCGCTGCTCAGTGCACGGCACGTCCCGGCTCATGGCGGCGACACGCTGTGGGCCAGTTGCTCGGCCGCCTACGAGGGATTGTCCGCACCGATCCGGCAACTGCTCGACGGCCTGACCGCCGTGCATGACCTGACCCTGTCGTTTCCCCTGGAACGTTTTGGTACTACGCCCGATGCACTGGAAAAATGGAACGCCGCTCGGGCGGCGAATCCGCCGGTCACACACCCGGTGGTACGCGTGCACCCGGAAACCGGCCGCAAGGGGATTTTCGTCAGCGAGTCCTTCACCACCCGGATCGTCGAGTTGGAGCCGGGCGAAAGCGATGCACTGCTGAAGATGCTCTTCGCACAGATCGCCAAACCGGAATTCAGCGTGCGCTGGCAATGGCGCCAGGGCGACCTGGCGTTCTGGGACAACCGCCTGACCCAGCACTACGCCTGCGACGACTATCGCCCGCAGCGGCGCATCATGCACCGCGCGACGATTCTGGGGGATCGGCCGTTCGGGCCTTGA